A region of Pontiella agarivorans DNA encodes the following proteins:
- a CDS encoding NADP-dependent isocitrate dehydrogenase, whose protein sequence is MSEKIIYTITDEAPALATRSLLPIIEAYTAAAGVAVETRDISLAGRILAQFPECLTDDQKVGDALAELGELAKKPEANIIKLPNISASIPQMKACIAELQALGYNLPEYDDPAALPKYEKVKGSAVNPVLREGNSDRRAASAVKQYAKNNPHRMGAWSADSKSVVSSMDENDFYGNEKSVTVAEPTTVRIELKAEDGETVVLKEQLPLLAGEVIDGTFISAKALEKFLAEQFVATKEAGTLFSLHMKATMMKVSDPIIFGHCVKVFYKPILERYADELAEAGFDPNNGIGDLYAKLDRLTPGTRASIESEIKAWYNAAPDLAMVDSDKGITNLHVPSDVIIDASMPAAIRSSGQMWNKDGKQQDTNFIIPDRCYAGVYAETVDFCKQNGAFDPSTMGTVPNVGLMAQKAEEYGSHDKTFEIPKAGTVQVVDADGNVLIAHDVEAGDVWRACQVKDAPIQDWVKLAVTRARATGTPAIFWLDPNRAHDGQLIEKVNTYLKDHDTEGLDIRILPPVEATRLTLERAKAGKDTISVTGNVLRDYLTDLFPILELGTSAKMLSIVPLMNGGGLFETGAGGSAPKHVQQFVAENHLRWDSLGEFLALGVSLEHLATVYGNEKAQILADTLDLANAKFLEENKSPSRKAGELDNRGSHFYLALYWAEALAAQEQDADLKARFAKLAETLEANEEKIVAELIDCQGKPVDLGGYYRPDEKAANAAMRPSETFNAALAEL, encoded by the coding sequence ATGAGCGAAAAGATTATCTACACCATCACCGACGAAGCGCCCGCGCTGGCAACCCGTTCCCTTCTCCCGATTATTGAAGCCTATACCGCGGCTGCAGGAGTAGCGGTGGAAACCCGCGATATTTCGCTGGCCGGCCGCATTTTGGCTCAGTTTCCGGAATGCCTGACGGACGACCAGAAAGTCGGCGATGCTCTTGCTGAACTCGGTGAACTCGCCAAAAAGCCGGAAGCGAACATTATCAAACTGCCCAACATTTCCGCTTCCATCCCGCAGATGAAGGCGTGTATCGCCGAACTGCAGGCGCTGGGGTACAACCTGCCGGAATATGACGATCCGGCCGCGTTGCCGAAATATGAAAAGGTGAAGGGCTCCGCCGTCAACCCGGTCCTGCGCGAAGGCAACTCCGACCGCCGCGCCGCCTCGGCTGTAAAACAGTATGCCAAAAACAATCCGCACCGCATGGGCGCGTGGTCGGCCGATTCCAAATCTGTCGTTTCCTCAATGGATGAAAACGATTTCTACGGCAACGAAAAATCGGTCACGGTGGCTGAACCCACCACAGTCCGCATTGAGCTGAAGGCCGAAGATGGCGAGACCGTTGTGCTGAAAGAGCAGCTGCCGCTGCTCGCCGGCGAAGTCATCGACGGTACCTTCATTAGCGCCAAAGCACTGGAAAAATTCCTGGCGGAACAGTTCGTCGCCACCAAGGAAGCCGGCACCCTCTTTTCGCTTCACATGAAAGCCACCATGATGAAGGTGTCCGACCCGATCATTTTCGGCCACTGCGTAAAAGTATTCTATAAGCCGATTCTCGAACGCTATGCCGACGAGCTGGCTGAAGCCGGTTTTGATCCGAACAACGGCATCGGCGATCTCTATGCCAAACTCGACCGTCTGACGCCTGGAACCCGCGCGTCTATCGAATCCGAAATCAAGGCCTGGTACAACGCTGCGCCGGATCTCGCCATGGTCGACTCCGACAAAGGCATCACCAACCTGCACGTACCCTCCGACGTCATTATCGACGCCTCCATGCCGGCCGCCATCCGCTCTTCGGGTCAGATGTGGAACAAAGATGGCAAACAGCAGGATACCAACTTCATCATTCCCGACCGCTGCTACGCCGGCGTCTATGCCGAAACCGTCGATTTCTGCAAGCAGAACGGCGCATTTGACCCGTCCACCATGGGCACGGTTCCGAACGTCGGACTCATGGCCCAGAAAGCCGAGGAATACGGCTCGCACGATAAAACCTTCGAAATTCCAAAGGCTGGAACGGTGCAGGTCGTCGATGCCGACGGCAACGTGCTGATTGCTCATGACGTGGAAGCCGGCGATGTCTGGCGTGCCTGCCAGGTGAAAGACGCGCCGATTCAGGACTGGGTCAAACTCGCCGTCACCCGCGCCCGCGCCACCGGTACTCCGGCCATCTTCTGGCTCGACCCCAATCGCGCCCATGATGGGCAGCTGATCGAAAAGGTGAATACCTACCTGAAAGACCATGATACCGAAGGCCTGGATATCCGGATTCTTCCGCCGGTCGAAGCCACTCGCCTGACGCTGGAACGCGCGAAGGCCGGAAAAGACACCATCTCTGTCACCGGTAACGTGTTGCGCGACTACCTGACCGACCTGTTCCCGATCCTCGAGCTCGGCACCAGCGCCAAGATGCTTTCCATTGTTCCGCTGATGAACGGCGGCGGCCTGTTCGAAACCGGTGCCGGCGGTTCTGCTCCGAAACACGTTCAGCAGTTCGTGGCTGAAAACCATCTGCGCTGGGATTCGCTCGGCGAATTCCTCGCCCTTGGTGTTTCGCTGGAACATCTGGCGACGGTCTATGGCAACGAAAAGGCACAGATTCTCGCCGACACGCTGGATCTGGCCAATGCCAAGTTCCTCGAGGAAAATAAATCGCCGTCCCGCAAAGCCGGTGAGCTTGATAACCGCGGCAGCCATTTCTACCTCGCGCTCTACTGGGCCGAAGCCCTCGCCGCGCAGGAGCAGGATGCCGACTTGAAAGCCCGCTTTGCCAAACTGGCCGAAACGCTCGAAGCCAACGAAGAGAAAATCGTGGCTGAGCTGATCGACTGCCAGGGTAAACCTGTGGACCTCGGCGGCTACTATCGTCCGGACGAAAAAGCCGCCAACGCGGCCATGCGCCCCAGCGAAACCTTCAACGCCGCACTCGCCGAGCTGTAA
- a CDS encoding glycoside hydrolase family protein, with protein MSEKELFNREEKISEFAGKLSPVGRILEDPDYNVWCCSPIYDDQGRVHVFYSKWLNAYDHLGWVAACEVGHAVADSPEGPYTDLGTVLKGERDDSWDSWSIHNPTVYKVDGRYVMLYMGSSGAALDVSLDEIMEMDSDEYAPYFQALVETKRVGMAVANSLDGPWERVGDQPMVDVGAPGSWDDMVTSNPAFVQHEDGRYWLYYKGWDYATLPTGGNRRYGVAMADNLTGPYTKFEGNPIVDYSLIDIRVQCEDGYVWREDGQYHMILRDMGFYNHEYGLIIHSDDGISWSEPEIAYKEAVHYFDEAPNGLDREGRFERPQLLIKDGKPEYLFCAFRGGKYNTSSAVVLKID; from the coding sequence ATGTCAGAAAAAGAACTGTTTAACCGGGAAGAGAAAATTTCGGAGTTTGCGGGAAAGCTCAGCCCGGTGGGAAGAATTCTTGAGGATCCGGATTATAACGTCTGGTGCTGCTCACCCATCTATGATGATCAAGGCCGGGTGCATGTCTTTTATTCCAAATGGCTGAACGCGTACGACCATCTTGGTTGGGTGGCGGCCTGCGAGGTCGGCCATGCGGTGGCGGATTCTCCGGAAGGACCGTACACCGATCTGGGAACGGTGCTGAAGGGGGAGCGTGACGATTCCTGGGACTCGTGGTCCATTCATAATCCGACCGTCTATAAAGTGGATGGTCGGTATGTCATGCTTTATATGGGATCCAGCGGAGCAGCCCTTGATGTCTCGCTGGATGAAATCATGGAAATGGACAGCGATGAATATGCACCGTATTTCCAGGCACTGGTTGAAACCAAACGCGTCGGTATGGCGGTGGCGAACAGCTTGGACGGCCCGTGGGAACGGGTGGGGGATCAGCCGATGGTTGATGTCGGGGCACCGGGGTCATGGGATGATATGGTGACCAGTAATCCGGCTTTTGTGCAGCACGAAGACGGGCGTTATTGGCTTTATTATAAAGGCTGGGATTATGCGACGCTTCCAACCGGAGGAAACCGGCGCTACGGTGTTGCCATGGCGGATAACCTCACTGGGCCCTATACCAAATTTGAGGGGAATCCGATTGTCGATTATTCCCTGATCGATATCCGTGTGCAGTGCGAGGACGGCTATGTCTGGCGGGAAGACGGGCAGTATCATATGATCCTGCGCGACATGGGCTTCTATAACCATGAATACGGACTGATTATTCATTCCGACGACGGAATCAGCTGGAGCGAGCCCGAGATCGCTTACAAAGAGGCGGTGCATTATTTTGATGAAGCTCCCAATGGACTTGATCGTGAAGGCCGCTTTGAACGCCCTCAGTTGCTGATTAAAGACGGGAAACCCGAATATCTTTTCTGTGCCTTCCGCGGCGGAAAATACAATACCTCCTCTGCGGTGGTGCTGAAAATCGATTGA
- a CDS encoding GH36-type glycosyl hydrolase domain-containing protein: MNDNNVYAFNDEEKSIRINRSDLPTPWINYLSNGRLHAFVSQAGGGMAWWKSPITYRMTHYRYQNVPMDGPGFYTYVREKDGTTWSPTFRPCETPLDDWYAEHHAGWSKFVGTKNGVTATLKLFCAMDTDALCYDLEIKNDSGEEKELDLFAYADLAQLEWTTDLFYGYYIQSQVTTFYDEDMDAVIYRYQHTPQPFVEDVPLIWMAADRKMDSWSGDREKFLGPYRWEQNPIGVEKGHCGNDTIECGHPCTAGQVSVTVKPGETERVVFTLGVAPGGLIKHKETMANIKQDLETFRSLEKIDGQFQALENWWSNHLSKFDCEIPNKDIQRQINIWSPIQTVHNGRYSRSTSWHAPGYRGFGYRDTATDMVGVAYRDPKWATDMCLYLLSQQFEDGHALHTCYPEDGPAMSRGASKHADDHLWMPMVVYAILSETGDYSLLEKDVPWLSEEDNWTTYGSATVWEHLMRGVDFTENNLGEKGFPLTFDGDWNDIILRFSRAGKGESIFCGQQYVIILRQMIEIGKAAGKPQKDLDRLQDCLSRMVKNLEDHAWDGEYWRRGYTDEGDIVGTKEAEYGKIFINPQSWSVWAGVGTEEQNNSGMDNAIKYTATDFGLRLVHPGFKTYPHDPDPFTGYNPGCAENGAVFCQANGWVIIALSKLGRAEDAWKIFGDMIPHTALNNIGLERYEAEPYAYVSNIIGPENKRHGWANVTQVTGTAAWMDLVGTQYLLGVRPGLRGLEIDPCIPADWKSYSVTREYRGRTYIISVANPDGVVKGVKSVTVNGVEIEGNIIDPATVSGGEVVVEVVMGE, from the coding sequence ATGAACGATAACAACGTATACGCATTTAATGATGAGGAGAAGTCAATCCGCATAAACCGCAGCGATCTTCCGACGCCGTGGATTAACTATCTTTCAAACGGTCGTTTGCATGCTTTTGTGTCGCAGGCGGGGGGCGGTATGGCTTGGTGGAAAAGCCCGATCACCTATCGGATGACGCACTATCGCTATCAGAATGTGCCGATGGACGGTCCGGGTTTTTATACCTATGTGCGCGAAAAAGACGGCACCACCTGGTCGCCGACCTTCCGTCCGTGTGAGACTCCGCTCGACGACTGGTATGCCGAGCATCACGCCGGCTGGTCAAAATTTGTCGGCACCAAAAACGGGGTAACCGCCACGCTGAAGCTGTTCTGCGCAATGGACACGGATGCACTTTGCTATGATCTGGAAATTAAAAACGATTCCGGGGAGGAAAAGGAACTCGACCTCTTTGCCTATGCCGATCTCGCCCAGCTGGAGTGGACCACCGACCTGTTCTACGGCTACTACATTCAGTCGCAGGTGACCACGTTCTATGATGAAGATATGGATGCCGTTATCTATCGCTATCAGCACACGCCGCAACCGTTTGTGGAGGATGTTCCGCTGATCTGGATGGCGGCCGACCGCAAAATGGACTCCTGGTCCGGCGATCGCGAAAAGTTCCTCGGCCCATACCGCTGGGAACAGAATCCGATCGGTGTCGAAAAGGGGCACTGCGGTAATGATACCATCGAGTGCGGACATCCCTGCACGGCCGGACAGGTCAGCGTTACCGTCAAACCGGGCGAAACCGAACGGGTGGTATTCACACTCGGCGTGGCCCCGGGCGGCCTGATCAAACACAAAGAGACGATGGCCAATATTAAACAGGATTTGGAAACCTTCCGGTCTCTGGAAAAAATCGACGGCCAGTTCCAGGCCTTGGAAAACTGGTGGAGTAATCACCTCAGTAAATTTGACTGTGAAATTCCGAACAAGGATATCCAGCGTCAGATCAATATCTGGAGCCCGATCCAAACCGTGCATAACGGTCGTTATTCGCGCTCCACCTCCTGGCATGCGCCGGGCTACCGCGGATTCGGTTATCGCGATACCGCCACTGATATGGTCGGCGTAGCCTACCGCGATCCGAAGTGGGCGACGGATATGTGCCTCTATCTGCTTTCACAGCAGTTTGAAGACGGGCATGCCCTGCACACCTGCTATCCGGAGGACGGTCCGGCGATGTCGCGCGGGGCCTCCAAGCATGCCGATGACCATTTGTGGATGCCGATGGTGGTTTATGCGATTCTCTCGGAAACCGGCGATTACAGCCTGCTCGAAAAGGATGTGCCGTGGCTGTCGGAGGAGGACAACTGGACCACGTATGGTTCCGCAACCGTCTGGGAACATCTGATGCGCGGGGTGGATTTCACCGAAAACAACCTCGGGGAAAAAGGCTTCCCGCTGACGTTTGACGGCGACTGGAATGATATTATCCTGCGGTTCTCGCGTGCCGGTAAAGGCGAGTCGATTTTCTGCGGCCAGCAGTATGTGATTATTCTGCGCCAGATGATCGAAATCGGTAAAGCAGCCGGAAAGCCGCAGAAGGATCTGGACCGCTTGCAGGATTGTCTCAGCCGTATGGTGAAGAATCTTGAGGATCATGCGTGGGACGGCGAATACTGGCGCCGGGGCTATACCGATGAGGGTGATATCGTCGGTACCAAAGAGGCGGAATACGGAAAAATTTTCATCAATCCGCAATCCTGGTCGGTCTGGGCCGGTGTGGGTACTGAAGAGCAAAACAACAGCGGTATGGATAATGCGATCAAATATACCGCAACCGACTTCGGCCTGCGCCTGGTTCATCCGGGCTTTAAAACCTACCCGCACGATCCCGATCCGTTTACCGGTTACAATCCGGGCTGTGCGGAAAACGGCGCGGTTTTCTGTCAGGCCAACGGCTGGGTGATTATCGCGCTGTCGAAACTGGGCCGCGCGGAAGATGCCTGGAAGATTTTCGGCGATATGATTCCGCATACGGCGCTGAACAACATCGGTCTCGAACGCTATGAAGCGGAGCCGTATGCCTATGTTTCCAACATCATCGGACCGGAAAACAAACGTCATGGCTGGGCGAATGTTACGCAGGTGACCGGAACAGCGGCGTGGATGGACCTGGTGGGTACTCAGTATCTGCTCGGTGTGCGCCCGGGACTCCGGGGACTGGAAATCGATCCGTGCATTCCGGCGGACTGGAAAAGCTATAGCGTCACCCGCGAATATCGCGGCCGTACCTACATAATTTCTGTTGCAAATCCGGACGGTGTCGTGAAGGGCGTGAAGTCCGTGACAGTGAACGGTGTGGAAATTGAAGGCAACATCATCGACCCGGCTACGGTAAGCGGCGGGGAAGTGGTTGTTGAGGTTGTAATGGGGGAATAG
- a CDS encoding DUF2130 domain-containing protein encodes MAESWQGEVSIMEAGKIKCPHCGKEFALDDAGYANILKQVRDSEFEQQLDERLKLAETEKRNAVELAKEKAGSEMQKAAAAKDAEIQQLRAKLDAGAVETQLAVTQALSTVEKERDELANELKQAKQLAESRLSQQLQKTAAKKDAEIQELKGQLDANAVAQQLAITEAVSDVEKERDKLKSGLQQAALEKQLAEKSLKDKYETQIKDRDDAIERLRDMKARLSTKMVGETLEQHCETEFNRIRATAFPRAYFEKDNDASSGSKGDYIFRDQDEAGTEIVSIMFEMKNEIDTTATKKKNEDFLKELDKDRNEKGCEYAVLVSLLEPESELYNTGIVDVFHRYPKMYVVRPQFFLPMITLLRNAAMNSLGYKTELELVKAQNVDITSFESDLEKFKTAFGKNYDLASRKFQTAIDEIDKSITHLQKTKDALLGTDRNLRLANDKAQKVTVKKLTRRNPTMAAKFNELNNQESADKE; translated from the coding sequence ATGGCGGAATCGTGGCAGGGAGAGGTCAGCATTATGGAAGCCGGAAAAATAAAATGCCCGCATTGCGGGAAGGAATTTGCGCTCGATGATGCGGGGTACGCGAATATTCTGAAGCAGGTTCGTGACAGTGAGTTCGAGCAGCAGCTGGATGAACGGCTGAAACTGGCAGAGACGGAAAAACGCAATGCGGTTGAGCTGGCGAAGGAAAAAGCCGGCAGCGAGATGCAGAAGGCGGCCGCCGCCAAGGACGCTGAGATTCAACAGCTGAGGGCGAAACTGGATGCCGGTGCGGTGGAGACGCAGCTTGCAGTGACTCAGGCCCTGAGCACCGTTGAAAAGGAACGCGACGAATTGGCGAACGAACTGAAGCAGGCGAAGCAGCTGGCCGAGAGCAGGCTGTCGCAGCAGCTGCAGAAGACCGCGGCGAAAAAGGATGCTGAGATTCAGGAGCTGAAAGGGCAACTGGATGCAAATGCGGTAGCTCAGCAGTTGGCGATCACGGAGGCGGTCAGCGATGTCGAGAAGGAGCGCGATAAACTGAAGAGCGGTCTGCAGCAGGCCGCGCTTGAAAAGCAGCTCGCCGAGAAGTCGCTCAAAGACAAGTACGAGACGCAGATTAAAGACCGCGATGATGCGATTGAGCGCCTTCGGGATATGAAGGCCCGTCTGTCGACCAAGATGGTGGGCGAAACGCTCGAGCAGCATTGTGAGACCGAATTCAACCGGATTCGGGCAACGGCGTTTCCGCGGGCTTATTTTGAGAAGGACAATGACGCGAGTTCCGGCAGCAAGGGCGATTATATTTTCCGTGATCAGGATGAGGCCGGCACTGAAATCGTTTCGATCATGTTTGAGATGAAGAATGAGATCGACACCACGGCCACGAAGAAAAAGAACGAGGATTTTCTCAAGGAACTCGACAAGGATCGTAATGAAAAAGGGTGCGAGTATGCGGTGCTGGTCTCTTTGCTAGAGCCGGAAAGTGAGCTTTACAACACGGGCATTGTTGATGTATTTCACCGCTATCCAAAAATGTATGTGGTTCGTCCTCAGTTTTTTCTGCCGATGATTACCCTGTTGCGTAATGCGGCGATGAACTCGCTGGGATACAAGACCGAGCTTGAACTGGTCAAAGCGCAGAATGTCGACATCACCAGTTTTGAAAGCGATCTCGAAAAATTCAAAACGGCATTCGGGAAAAACTACGATCTGGCCTCCCGGAAATTCCAAACCGCTATTGATGAGATCGATAAATCCATTACCCATCTTCAGAAAACGAAAGATGCGCTGTTGGGCACGGACCGGAATCTGCGTCTCGCCAATGACAAGGCGCAGAAGGTGACGGTGAAAAAATTAACCCGGCGCAATCCGACGATGGCGGCGAAGTTTAACGAACTGAACAATCAGGAATCTGCCGATAAGGAATAA
- a CDS encoding glycoside hydrolase family protein has protein sequence MKLNQTEPISSDFEKHLKPVGRILEDPDYNIWGCSPIWGDDGKVHVFYSRWKNEAAHQGWITCCEIAHAVADSPEDEFETVDVAVTGRGGDWWDAMTCHNPTIHKVGDKYVLFYMGTQDGTVYTKRVGMATSDSLYGPWERTDKPLIEPDPDPNAWNSVCTTNPAFVQNPNGELWLYYKSWRATDWEKDLEGGLRVATADVGRHTNRQYGLAKATSLEGPWEKVGDGPIIDLSHLGENAQSEDAYIWIEDGKFKMIMRDMGYWNHEYGLMFESDDGIKWGEPTVAFYEGRKYLPEPPNGIEREGRFERTQVLLKDGKPDYVFFAMVGGKYNTSSGAVLKID, from the coding sequence ATGAAACTGAATCAGACCGAACCGATTTCATCGGATTTTGAGAAACACCTGAAGCCTGTCGGCCGAATTCTGGAAGATCCCGACTACAATATCTGGGGCTGCTCCCCCATCTGGGGCGACGACGGAAAAGTACACGTATTTTACAGCCGCTGGAAAAACGAAGCCGCCCACCAGGGCTGGATCACCTGCTGCGAAATAGCCCACGCTGTGGCCGATTCTCCGGAAGACGAATTTGAAACGGTCGATGTTGCCGTCACCGGCCGCGGCGGCGATTGGTGGGACGCCATGACCTGCCACAACCCGACCATTCATAAAGTCGGTGACAAATATGTACTCTTTTACATGGGCACACAGGACGGCACCGTTTACACCAAACGCGTCGGCATGGCCACATCGGATTCACTGTACGGCCCGTGGGAACGCACGGATAAACCGCTGATTGAGCCCGACCCGGATCCCAATGCCTGGAATTCGGTCTGCACCACCAACCCGGCCTTTGTACAGAATCCGAACGGCGAACTCTGGCTGTACTATAAATCGTGGCGCGCCACCGACTGGGAAAAAGACCTCGAAGGCGGACTGCGCGTAGCGACGGCCGATGTCGGACGTCACACGAACCGCCAATACGGCCTGGCCAAAGCCACTTCCCTCGAAGGTCCCTGGGAAAAAGTCGGCGACGGACCGATTATCGACCTCAGCCACCTCGGTGAAAATGCACAGTCTGAAGATGCCTACATCTGGATTGAGGATGGTAAATTTAAGATGATCATGCGCGACATGGGCTACTGGAATCATGAATACGGCCTAATGTTTGAATCCGACGACGGCATCAAGTGGGGCGAACCCACCGTGGCCTTTTACGAAGGGCGCAAATACCTCCCGGAACCGCCGAACGGCATCGAGCGCGAAGGCCGTTTTGAGCGCACCCAGGTGCTGCTGAAAGACGGAAAACCGGATTATGTCTTCTTCGCCATGGTCGGCGGAAAATACAACACCTCCTCCGGTGCGGTGCTCAAAATCGACTAA
- the leuC gene encoding 3-isopropylmalate dehydratase large subunit, producing the protein MGKTLFEKIWDRHVVKELPGGEVLLYIDRHLVHEVTSPQAFEGLRLQNRKVRHPELTFATTDHNVPTDSRSEITDPIAKAQVDALQNNCADHGITFYGMESDKQGVVHIIGPEQGITLPGTTIVCGDSHTATHGAFGAIAFGIGTSEVEHVLATQTLRQTKPLQYKVEYKGKIPTGVTAKDLVLELCGKIGTAGGTGCAFEFCGEAIESLSMEGRLTVCNMAIEAGARSGLIAPDQTTIDYVTAEDRPFAPKDEALEKSIAYWKTLFTDDDATFDKELVIDVTKIEPQVTWGTSPGMVTGVNQEVPQLDAVAEYAPEDVRAALDYMGLEPGQKMTDIKVDAVFIGSCTNGRIEDLREAAKVMEGKRVADGVRVLVVPGSEKVRYQAEAEKLDRIFHEAGAQWRYAGCSMCLAMNPDKLAEQERCASTSNRNFEGRQGRGGRTHLVSPAMAAAAAINGRFVDVRELEG; encoded by the coding sequence ATGGGAAAAACACTGTTTGAAAAAATCTGGGATCGGCATGTCGTCAAGGAACTTCCGGGCGGCGAGGTGCTGCTTTATATTGACCGCCATCTCGTTCATGAAGTGACGAGCCCGCAGGCTTTCGAAGGGCTGCGTCTGCAGAACCGCAAGGTGCGCCATCCGGAACTGACGTTCGCAACGACCGATCATAACGTGCCGACGGACAGCCGCTCGGAAATCACGGATCCGATCGCTAAAGCGCAGGTGGATGCCTTGCAGAACAACTGCGCGGACCACGGCATCACCTTCTACGGCATGGAGTCCGACAAACAGGGCGTTGTCCACATTATCGGTCCGGAGCAGGGCATCACGCTGCCGGGCACCACGATTGTGTGCGGCGATTCACATACGGCAACGCATGGGGCTTTCGGGGCCATTGCTTTCGGCATCGGTACGTCGGAAGTCGAACACGTGTTGGCCACACAGACCCTGCGTCAGACGAAACCACTGCAGTATAAGGTGGAATATAAGGGCAAAATTCCGACCGGTGTTACGGCGAAGGATCTTGTGCTCGAACTTTGCGGTAAAATCGGCACGGCCGGCGGAACCGGCTGCGCGTTTGAGTTCTGCGGGGAAGCGATTGAATCGCTTTCGATGGAGGGGCGCCTGACGGTCTGCAACATGGCGATTGAGGCCGGTGCGCGTTCGGGCCTGATTGCTCCGGACCAGACAACGATTGATTATGTTACGGCCGAAGACCGTCCGTTTGCTCCGAAAGACGAAGCGCTTGAAAAATCGATCGCTTACTGGAAAACGCTGTTTACCGATGACGATGCAACCTTTGATAAGGAGCTGGTGATCGACGTTACGAAAATTGAACCGCAGGTGACGTGGGGCACGAGTCCGGGCATGGTTACCGGTGTGAATCAGGAAGTTCCGCAATTGGATGCGGTTGCAGAATATGCTCCGGAAGATGTTCGTGCGGCGCTCGATTATATGGGACTTGAGCCGGGACAGAAAATGACCGATATCAAAGTGGATGCGGTATTCATCGGCAGCTGCACCAACGGCCGTATCGAAGATTTACGTGAAGCGGCAAAAGTGATGGAGGGCAAAAGGGTTGCTGACGGTGTTCGGGTGCTGGTGGTTCCGGGCTCTGAAAAAGTCCGTTATCAGGCTGAAGCCGAAAAGCTCGACCGTATTTTTCACGAGGCGGGTGCACAGTGGCGCTATGCGGGCTGTTCGATGTGTCTGGCGATGAATCCGGATAAACTGGCGGAGCAGGAACGTTGCGCTTCCACTTCGAACCGAAACTTCGAGGGGCGTCAGGGGCGTGGCGGACGCACTCATCTGGTCAGTCCGGCGATGGCGGCCGCAGCGGCTATTAACGGCCGTTTTGTAGATGTCCGCGAACTGGAAGGTTAA
- a CDS encoding glycoside hydrolase family protein, whose translation MTSATANKINAKPEVESDFCRNLTGVGRILESPDYNIWGCSPIYGPDGKIHVFYSRWLNEADHDGWLTCCEIAHAVADDPAGPYETVGVAVAPRGGDWWDSGSCHNPTIHKVGDKYVLFYLGVSDGTVYTKRVGMATADSLDGPWERSPEPIIKPDPDPRAWNSMCTTNPAFLKVSDDELRLYYKTWCIADWEQDIELANELGTWTGENTNRQYGLTIAKSLDGPWVKQGDGPMINLKYVGENAQSEDAYIWMEDGLIKMIMRDMGYWNHEYGLYFESEDGVRWSDPQIAYRNSHEYFDEDANGLDREGRFERPQLLMGKDGHPEYLFCAFRGGKYNTSSGVVLKIG comes from the coding sequence ATGACAAGTGCTACGGCAAACAAAATCAACGCTAAGCCGGAAGTGGAATCGGATTTCTGCAGAAATCTGACCGGTGTCGGCCGGATCCTTGAAAGTCCGGATTATAATATCTGGGGCTGTTCGCCGATCTACGGTCCGGACGGGAAAATCCATGTGTTCTATTCGCGCTGGCTCAATGAAGCCGATCATGACGGCTGGCTGACGTGCTGCGAGATTGCGCATGCCGTCGCAGACGATCCGGCCGGACCGTATGAAACCGTCGGCGTGGCCGTGGCCCCGCGCGGCGGCGACTGGTGGGATTCCGGCAGTTGCCACAATCCGACCATTCATAAAGTGGGCGATAAATATGTCCTGTTCTATCTGGGGGTCTCCGACGGCACCGTTTACACGAAGCGGGTCGGTATGGCGACGGCGGATTCGCTGGATGGGCCGTGGGAAAGATCACCGGAGCCGATTATCAAACCGGATCCGGATCCCCGGGCCTGGAATTCAATGTGCACGACCAATCCGGCTTTTCTTAAAGTGTCCGATGATGAGCTGCGTCTTTATTACAAGACGTGGTGTATTGCCGACTGGGAGCAGGATATTGAGCTGGCGAATGAACTGGGCACCTGGACCGGCGAGAATACCAACCGTCAATATGGACTCACGATTGCAAAATCGCTGGACGGACCCTGGGTGAAGCAGGGAGACGGACCGATGATCAACCTGAAATATGTTGGCGAAAATGCCCAGAGCGAAGATGCCTACATCTGGATGGAGGATGGTCTGATTAAAATGATTATGCGCGATATGGGCTACTGGAACCATGAATACGGTCTCTATTTTGAGTCGGAGGATGGGGTGCGCTGGTCTGATCCTCAGATCGCCTACCGCAATTCGCATGAATATTTTGATGAGGATGCCAATGGACTTGATCGTGAAGGACGGTTTGAACGGCCGCAGCTTCTGATGGGTAAGGACGGTCATCCGGAATACCTGTTCTGTGCTTTTCGCGGTGGGAAATACAACACCTCTTCGGGGGTCGTTCTGAAGATCGGATAA